In Bacillus pumilus, the sequence CCCGAATGCACTGTTTTAGACCGCCATCAATGTCAAGCTCCTGCATACAAGTGACAGGCACATATGTCCAGCCTTCAAACTGACGAAGTGCTTTTGCCGGAAAAACGGAGTGAATATCTTGTGTAGCTGAAATCAAGATCTGCACGACACGCTCTGGATCTACTTGGTTTTTTGAAATAATGGCTTCTAGCAGCTGTTTCGTTTTGTTTAACACTTCTTTTTCTGTATCTTCTGTCACAGTTGTAGCCCCACGTATCCCTCGAAACATCATAGACACCCCTCCTCCCGTTTCCATTCTTCGAGCCAATGATACAGCTCATCTTTTGTGAAAGAATGCAGGGTAGCGTCTCCAACCTGTTTTAATAAAACAAATTGAACACTGCCCCCTCTTGCCTTTTTATCACCAATCATGCGATCAACAAATGTTTTCGTTGAAATATCTTGCGTGACTTGTACTGGGAATCCCAGTTCGTTCATCCACATTTTTAGTTCCTTACGATGAAGGCGGAGTCCTAGTTGCTTTTCGCTCACATATAAAGCAAACTGCATGCCAATCGCAATTGCATCTCCGTGAGTGATGGCTCCGTATCCATACTCCGCTTCAATGGCATGCCCAAGTGTATGGCCTAAATTCAAATATGCGCGCACGCCTTGTTCTTTTTCGTCTTCTTGAACAATCGATGCTTTGACTTGGATCCCTTGATACAGCATATGTGCCAGCTCGCCCTTTGATAATTCGGTCAAAGAACGAATGGACATCAGTTCTGATAAAAAGTCTTCACTTGAAATCAGCGCATGTTTGATGACCTCAGCGAAGCCCGATCTCAGCTCAATTTGAGAAAGTGTCTCAAGCATACTCGTATCATAGATCACAGCTTTCGGCTGATGAAACGCACCTATTAAATTTTTACCAAGCGGATGATTGATCCCTGTTTTCCCGCCGACTGCACTGTCATGTGCCAGCAGGGTCGTCGGAACTTGAATAAAATCAATGCCTCTCATATAAGTGGCAGCAGCAAAGCCAGCCAAATCCCCAATTACGCCTCCTCCCAGCGCAATGATGCACGAGGAGCGATCGAGCTGAAATTGAATGGCTTTCGTATGAATATGCTCAAACTGCACAAAAGATTTCGATTGTTCTCCGTTTGGAACCACCACTTTTTGTACAGACCACTTCTGTTCAAGTAATCGCACCATTTCATCACCGTAAATAGCATCAACGGCTGAATCTGTGATGATCATGAGCTTGGTAAAGGAATGCCCAGTGGAAGTCATCAAGTCTACGATATTGCGTTTAATCCCATCACCGATATATACAGGATAAGTGGCTGAAGACGTCTTCACTTCCAGTGTTTTCATTAAAACTCCCTCTGAAGCTGGCGCATTTTTTCAACATTTTCTTTAATGCGATCTATTTGGTCAAGACCAAACTGCTCAACGACTGCATTGGCAATTTCCCATGCCACGACTGCTTCTGCGACAACACTTGCGGCAGGAACAGCACAGCTATCAGAACGCTCAATACTTGCAGAGAAAGGCTCTTTCGTTTCAATATCAACGCTTTGAAGCGGCTTATAAAGAGTTGGGATTGGCTTCATGACCCCTCTAACGACAATCGGCATGCCAGTTGACATTCCGCCTTCAAGACCACCTAAGCGATTTGTTTTTCTCGTATAGCCTTTTTCTTCATCCCAGATGATTTCATCATGGACCTCACTGCCATTTTTAGAAGCCGCCTCGAAGCCAATACCGAATTCAACCCCTTTAAAAGCGTTGATGCTAAGGACAGCGCCCGCGAGCTTGCTGTCCAATTTGCGGTCATAATGAACATAGCTGCCAACTCCAACTGGCATACCTTCAACAATCACTTCGACAATGCCGCCAATCGAATCGCCATTTTTCTTAGCTTCATCGATGGCATCCATCATTTTTTGACCTGCTTCACTGTCATAACAACGAACTGGTGATTCTTCTGTTACCTTTTGCAAATCTTCAATAGACTCATATGCAGTATCAGCTGCTTTCACTCCGCCAATTTCAAGGACGTGACCAGCTATCTTGATCCCTAGATGAGCTAAGATTTGTTTGGCTACTGCTCCTGCTGCCACGCGAACTGTAGTCTCGCGGGCTGATGAACGCTCTAATACGTTTCGCATATCACGGTGACCATATTTAATCGCACCATTTAAATCCGCATGTCCTGGTCTTGGACGGGAGATTTGACGCTTCATTTCACTCTCTTCTTCCTCAGTGATCGGCTCTGCCCCCATCACCTTTGTCCAGTGTTTCCAGTCATTATTTTCAACAACAAGTGTAATAGGAGAACCTAATGTTTTCCCGTGGCGAACACCACTTAACACTTTTGCTTGATCTTTTTCGATTTGCATTCTTCTTCCGCGGCCATGACCTTTCTGTCTTCTAGCCAGTTCATAATTGATATCATCCTGCTCTATGTAAAGTCCCGCTGGAACTCCTTCAATAATTGTGGTCAGTTGTGGACCATGTGATTCACCTGCTGTTAAGTACCTCATGACTTAATCTCCCTTCATCGCATTAACGCTTTTAAGTAAAACTATGATAACACACTTGCTACTAAAAAGTCAGCTAGATACCCTTCTTTTGATAAAAGAAAGTATCAGCAGATGTCAGTCCAAACTTTTCCGGGTGAAAAATTTGTTCTGTAGAGCCAACAAATAACACACCATTTTGCTTTAAACTGTTGCTCATTTTCAAGTAAATCTCTTCTTTCGCCTCTTCTGTAAAATAAATAAGTACATTTCGGCAGACGATGAGATCAAGCTGTTTTTCATATGGATCTGCTAAAAGGTTGTGCTTCTTAAATTGAATGTGCTTTCGAATCTCATCTTTCACAGTGTAAAATGAAGAATCTTCTTTTGTGAAATATTTTTGTTTGATCTGATCTGGCACCTCTTGCAGAGAGCGTTCATGATATCTTCCTTTTTGTGCTGATTGCAGGACTTTATCATCAATATCAGTTGCAATAATTTGGAAGTCCTTCACAAGAGGATGACTTGACAGCAGCATCGAAAGGGTATACGGTTCTTCTCCTGTCGAGCATGCTGCACTCCATATCTTTACGTTTCCACTATTTTTTAAAAGCAGCGGAAGAATTTTTTGCTCAAGTACTTCCCAGCGCTGATAGTTTCGGTAAAATTCTGACACATTAATGGTCATTCTGTCCATTGTTTCATCTAACAGCACTCTATCCTTTTCAAGAGCAGCCGCGAATGTTTCAAAATCTTTATATCCTTTTTTATCATAAAGTGATGTTAATCTTCGTTTCATTTGTGCTTCTTTATAGAGATTCAGATCAACCCCGGTTAGTTTTTTCCATTTTCCAACAAATACTTGATATTGATCCATCAATGTCCTCTCCTGTCTCATCTATCTTTGTCCTAGTATAGCTGTTTTTATCAAAAATTTGTATCATCTCATGCGAAATTTCGTATAGAAATATCAATATAAAAAAGCCAAAGTGCTCAATTGATGAACACCTTGGCTTGAACCTTAATAAATCCAGCTTGAGATGGTTTGATCCCAGTTTGTGAGTTCTTCTTGTTTAAAGAATAAGTTGATTTCTCTTTCAGCACTTTCTGGTGAGTCTGAGCCATGGATAATGTTTTTTCCAACGGTTAACCCATAATCTCCTCTTATTGTGCCAGGCAGTGCTTCTTTCGGGTTTGTTTTTCCAATAATCTGCCTTGTCACGTCTACTACCTGTTCACCTTGCCATACCATAGCAAATACAGGTCCTGACGTAATAAAGTCAACCAATTCTCCGAAAAATGGTTTTTCTTTATGCTCTCCGTAATGTGTTTCTGCTACTTCTTTCGGAATACTCATTAGTTTTGCACCAACAAGCTGAAGTCCCTTTTTTTCGAACCTTGACACAATTTCACCGATTAATTGTCTTTCAACACCATCAGGTTTAACCATAAGAAATGTTTTGTCCATATACGTTTTCCACCCCGTCGTTATGTATGTATAGGCTTACATTGTTACAGAGTGATCGTATCATTTTTTTTTGTAATAATCAATTTTTGACAAAAAATTTCACAAAAAAACCAATCAACCAAAAGTTGATTAGAATTTTCGTTTCCCAATATATTTTGCAATGGAGGCTAATGACGTTTTCGCTCGTCCACGTGGAAGCTTGTCAAGCTGTTCAAATGCCTTTTTCAAATACATTTCACTCACTCGAATGGAGCGGTCAATCGCATCTGTTTGTTTGAGATGTTCAATTACAGGCTTCAGCTGCTTTTCGGTCGTTTCGCTATTAATCAGCTTCAATTGTCCTTCTAGTGTCGGATCCTTTAGTGCATATAAGACTGGAAGTGTGACATTCCCTTGTAAAAGGTCTCCGCCAACAGGCTTCCCTAGCTCTTCTTCAGTTGATGTGAAGTCAAGGACATCATCAATGATCTGGTAAGACATGCCAACATAGTATCCAAACCAGTAAAGGGCTTTATGTGTTTTTTCATCTGTCCCTGCTGCAATGGCACCTAATTGACAGCTGCCTGCAATGAGCAAGGCTGTTTTTCTCTTAATTCTTCTTAAATATGTACGAAGGTTTTGATCCATGTTGTATTTGTCTTTTACTTGCTCTATTTCACCAAGACAGAGCTCGACAACCATTTTTGACAAAATTTCATGTGCCATTGGGTGATTGATCTTTGTCATGTACTCAAGCGATCGTGCAAACAAGTAATCCCCTGTGTACATGGCAATTCTATTGTCCCATTTTGCCTTAATCGTTGGCTTTCCTCTTCTCAGCTCTGCATCATCAATGACATCATCATGAACAAGCGATGCCATATGAATTAATTCCAGGGCAACAGCAACATATTTAATTTTATTAATGTCATAGTCGCCAAACATGCCTGAAAGGAGAACAAAAACGGGGCGGATTCGTTTTCCGCCCGCTTGCAGCAAATGAAGACCTGCTTCACTTAATAATGCATAATCAGAGCGAACTGTTTGTTCAAGCTCTTTTTCAATTATATCGATATCATGATTTAAAAAAGAGATCATTGCTTTTAGTTTCATTATCTTCACCCAAATATCGTTTATTCAAAGCTTCTTTCCGATATGTGTTGCTGCTACACCGCCTGTAAATGGATGATACGAGACATCAGACAAACCGGCCTCTTCGAAAAGAGCCGCCAGCTCTTTCATGCCAGGGAACGTTTTGGCTGATTCTTGAAGCCATGAATACTCCTGATAGCTTTTGGCAAACAGCTTACCAAAAAGCGGCATGATGTATTTGAAATAGACATAATAGCCTTGTTTAAAGCCAATCATCTCAGGCTGTGATGTCTCAAGGCAGACAACCATTCCACCAGGCTTCACCACTCTTGTCATTTCCTTTAACACCGTTAAGTAATCAGGGACATTTCGAAGACCAAAACCAATTGTCACATAATCAAATGTGTTATCCTCAAAAGGAAGCTCCATTGCATTGCCATGGATCAATTCAATTTGATTGTAGCCCCCTGTCTTCACCTTCGTTTCACCAACACTCAGCATATTTTTACTAAAATCAAGGCCTTTGACCTCGCCCTTTTCTCCGGCAGCGTCTGCAAGCGCAATGGTCCAATCGGCTGTCCCGCAGCATACATCTAATGCTTTGGCTCCTTTTTGAACATTCATGAGCTTCATTGTTTTATCGCGCCATTTTTTATGCTGTTTAAAGCTGATGACAGAGTTCATCTGATCATAGTTTTTATAAATTTTTTCAAATACACCGTGTACTCGCTGTTCTTTTGATTGCTGCATGACTTACCCTTCTTCCACTTTCTGATGGTACGCAGGCTCATTTTTCATATGATCCAAGCGATTTAATAGCTCTTTTTGAACGACCGGAGATGAATCAAGATACTTCTTGATCGGCAGTTTGGCTTGCTCATAGCCTTCATTCTCAAAGTTGTCAAAACATGTATAGGCGTCCGTATAGCTATCGTTCAAAAAAAGTTTTAAATGTTTGTCATCTTCTGCTTGTTTCATAAAACGCTTATAAACAAGGAAACGACTTGCAATCTCATTCCAATGCGTTAATTGAAAATGCTCAGAAATCCTTTGGAATAGCGCAGACTCCACTGTAGCTACACTTTTGTAAAAGTGCGCTGCATCTTGAATGGATCGATCATACAGTCTAATTTTATGTTCATTAATCTCTTTAATTGCCGTAGCGAGCGTGCGGATCATGTAAATGTCTTTCATGTCAGAGAGAAGAGAATAATAGAGACCGCTGAAATAGTCTCCTGCTAGGATGGTCAGCTGACGATTTTTGAATTCGTCTTGTTTGATGGCTGCAGCAGTTGTGACTTCGTCATGGGTATCAAGGGCAATTTGCACAAGCATCGCCGTTAGAATATAATTTTCTTTTTTCTCTGCATCAATTTGAGCTTCATCAAACATAGCATGAAAAAGAAGGAGCTTATCTTCATCGATGAGTGGCGCACGCAAATGCTTTGCCAAATAAGGATGAGAAAGCTTTTTATTTAATTTTATATTTAGATTAGATAAAATTCCGTAGATGTCTTGCAAAGATATCACCCTTGTCCCAAAAATTACAGTTTCATATGTAGCCCTGCACATTGTATAGAGATTTATTATACCATATGAGCTCTCACTTTTATGCTATCAAGTGCATACTCGTGCTCTATTTCTTTGCTTCGCTTTGAATTTCACCGAAGCTTGTTTGAATGACAGCATCGCCTCTTACTTTGATGGCTGACGTATGCTCAGTAAATTGTGCGATAATGACTTCACCTTTATCGAGCTTTTCGGAATGGTGAAATCTTGTATCAGAGCCTCTAGTTAAGCCGATTACGTTTACACCATTATCAATGGCTTTAATGACCACAAAATCAGATGCTTTTTTTTCACTCAATCTGTTCACCTTCCATCTATTGATTAGTCGTTTTTAATAAAGGAAAGCACTTCTGCTCTTGCTGCCGCATCCTTTGCAAATGTGCCGCGCACTGCTGATGTGACCGTTTTGGCACCAGGCTTTTTCACTCCGCGCATCGTCATGCACATATGCTCAGCTTCAACGACAATCATCACACCATGCGGATTTAGTGTTTCCACCATACTATCTGCAATGGTTGATGTAATGCGTTCCTGAAGCTGCGGGCGCTTTGCAACGGCCTCTACTGCTCTTGCAAGCTTGCTAAGTCCCGTTACTTTCCCGCCGCGCGGAATATAAGCGACATGGGCTTTTCCATAGAAAGGTACAAGGTGGTGTTCACACATTGAATGGAAAGCAATATCTTTTACAAGAACGAGTTCTTCATGATCTTCACCAAAAATGGTTTTAAAATGTTCTTTTGGATCTTCATTTAATCCCGAAAACACTTCTTCATACATTTTTGCTACTCGTTTTGGGGTATCAAGAAGTCCTTCACGATCCGGATCTTCTCCGATTGCTTTTAATATATCGCGTACAGCGTGTTCGATTAGTTCTTTATTTATTTCACTCATGTATTATATCCTCCAAAGGCGATTACATTTCAATCAGATTCTAGCACACTTCAGATCCTAAAAGCAAAGGAGAGCGTTCTAAACGAACCTTTTGAATCAAAAGGAAAAGCCCCTTATCGAAGGGGCTTTTCTAGACTAGTGTGAAACTGTATATGTATAACTCCTTAAATAGGATGATTACACATAACGATTATTTACCTGCCACCGCATCTTTAAGTGCTTTACCTGGTTTGAAAGCAGGTACTTTGCTTGCAGGGATTTCGATCTCTGCACCAGTTTGTGGGTTACGTCCTTTACGAGCTGAACGCTCACGTACTTCAAAGTTACCAAAACCGATAAGTTGGATTTTGTCACCATTTTTAAGTGCATCTAAAATTGTATCAAAAACAGAGTCAACTGCTTTTGTCGCGTCTTTTTTAGATAACTCGCTTGCTTCAGCAACCGCGTTAATAAGTTCTGTCTTGTTCATGCCTTTCACCTCCTCCCAAAAATATGCATTCAGTAGATTGTTATCATTTCTTCACAATTCATCTTCTTTCTATACACTTTTTTTGAAAAAAAGAGCGTCTAGAAAGCGTCATACATGGCTTTTCATTAGAAAACTACTCTTTGAAGGAATGTTTGTCCAACAAAGTGAAGATTTTCTGTAAGTAGATTAACACATATGAAATACCATATCAAGCATTTTAAAGGGAAGAATCCTTATTCGTCAAGGATTAAGGGCACTTTTGCGAACGAATATTCCTAATTTCAGCCTGAATCTGACTAATCTTTATACAATTGTCTTTTTATGACTCATATAGCACGCAAAAAAAGACCCCTATCAAAGAGAGGTCTCACATGTTATAGAATAATCGCGATCAGACCGCCTGATCCTTCGTTGATGATTCTTTCAAGCGTTTCCTTCAGCTTATATCTTGCATTTTCTGGCATCAGAGACAGCTTTGCTTGAATGCCTTCTCTGACAAGGGAGCTGAGTGAGCGTCCAAATATATCTGAATTCCAAATCGAAAGCGGATCATCTTCAAAGTCTTGCATTAAGTAGCGGACAAGCTCTTCACTTTGTTTTTCTGTTCCGATAATCGGTGCAAATTCGCTCTCTACATCCACCTTAATCATATGAATAGATGGAGCAACTGCTTTTAATCTCACGCCGAATCTTGATCCTTGCCTAATGATTTCAGGCTCATCTAAACTCATATCTGATAAAGCTGGCGCTGCAATCCCATAGCCAGTTTGCTTCACCATTTTTAATGCGTCTGACACTTGATCATATTCTGTCTTTGCATGCGCAAAATCTTGCATGAGCTCTAGAAGGTGGTCTTTGCCCCTAATTTCCACACCAACCACTTCTTTTAGGATATGATCATATAGATCATCTGGCGCATACAGGTCAATTTCTGCGATTCCCTGACCCATTTCAATACCCGCTAAGCCCGCTCTTTCAATAAAGTCAAATTCACTGAATTGACCTACGACGCGGTCGACATCTCTTAATCTTTTAATATCCTTTACGGTTTCCTTCACTGAATCCTGATAACTCTCTCTTAGCCAATGGTCTTCTTTTAGCACCATGACCCAGCTTGGCAGGTTCACATTCACCTCAAGCACTGGGAATTCATACAATGCTTCACGAAGAACACTGAGTACGTCTTGCTCTCTCATACTTTCCACACTCATGGCAAGTACTGGAATATCATATTTTTGGCTGAGTTCCTGCCGCAGTGCTTCTGTTTCAGGATGATATGGTCTCACGGAGTTGATCACCATAATAAATGGCTTTCCAACTTCTTTGAGTTCATCAATCACACGTTCTTCAGATTCAATATAGTCATGTCTTGGGATTTCGCCAATTGATCCGTCTGTTGTAATCACAACACCGATGGTTGAATGCTCTTGAATGACCTTGCGTGTACCAATCTCTGCTGCTTCATGAAATGGGATTGGTTCCTCATACCACGGTGTGTTGATCATTCTCGGTCCATTTTCATCTTCATACCCGCGTGCACCAGGGACTGTGTATCCTACACAATCGACAAGCCTGATGTTGACATCAAGACCGTCACTCACGTGAATAGATGCCGCTTGATTTGGCACAAATTTTGGCTCTGTGGTCATAATGGTTTTTCCTGCTGCGCTTTGCGGCAATTCATCCTGTGCTCTTGCACGGTCTGCCTCATTATTGATATTCGGGAGCACCACGAGCTCCATAAACTTTTTAATAAACGTAGATTTCCCTGTACGAACAGCTCCAACGACTCCTAAATATATATCGCCTCCTGTTCGTTCAGCGATATCCTTGAAAATATCGACTTTTTCCAAGTGATCCCCTCCCGGACTTGCTATCCTCGTTTTCAAATAAAATACTCTATACTTCAATCAAACTGTGCTTGAAAGGTGTCTGGACAATATATGTGTATGACGTTGTCCTATTTGAATATGACACCTTTTTTGTTTTGAGAGTAAGTTTAGCCATAAAAAAACCTTTCTCCTCATTTATATGCAGAGGAAAAAGGTTCATTCTTGTTTATGACGTCTTTTTTTCTAAAAAAGCAGGCTCACCTTTTTTATTGATTGTATATGGGACAGAAAATGCCGGTACAAACGGGGTTTCCTGCCAATATACATCTTGAATGTTTTCACCTGGTTTCAGCTTTTGTTTTGTGTTTTTCAAAATATGAGCAAAATCACTGCGATAGTCCACATAGATTTCGCCATTTGATGAAATGAGTAATGGGAGGGAATTCCCCGTAACAGGACTCATGACCGTAGGCGGCGCTTTTAATCCTAGTTTTTTTTCATTTAACGTATATAAATTTTTGGACACCACTTTGCCGTAGGGCGGATATGTATGTTCGTCTTGATATATTTTGATTCTAAGCCGTAATTCACTGATGGTTTGCGTCATTTTGACATCAAGCAGTTTCACAGTTGGTTTTTTTTCGACGTCTGTGAGGACATAAATATATTCGCCTCCGCCTTCAAAGGATGTAGACGGTACATCGTGTAAATACCTTGGTGATAAGCGCTTAAAGTCGATGACGTACTTCTGATAAACTGGCGTTTCTGCTTCTTTTGTTTCAATTGGCAAAAGACCATTTGTCGCTTTTTGAAACTCCTCGATCGCTGTCTGCACGCTTTGCAGCTGCTCCTCGTATGGCACCCGGCTTTCAGCTTTGCGATTCTCTGGATAAAGACATCCTGTAAGTAAAATAAGTGCTAACAACGTGACACTGACTTTCGCTTTGATCATCACATTCTTCCTTTTTCTTTATTCATTGACCGGCCCGCTAAATACAACTAAAAAGACAATGATCCCTGATATGAGCATCAAGCTGTATGCGACGGTCGAGGCTGTTATTTTCAGAAATCGGCTTTTCAGCTTAAACCTGCTGAAATAGATGGTTACTACGGCTAAAAACATGAGCCCCATTGAACCAAGCGCAAACCACATCTTGATTAAAGCAAAACTCATCGTGCCTGTCCCCCTTCAAAACGAACAAATTGTAAGCGTTTATATTTCATTCTAAACCAAAAATAAGGTAAATATCAATCATTTTTCCAATCATTCAGGAAAAAGCGCATAAAAAAACTGAAGCAAAGAGGGGGACTCTGCTTCAGTCATTAAGTCGACTATTTTTCCTCATTCTGTAGAGGCAAAGCTCTATTCAAACTTCATTGCTATGTTATGCAAGTCTTCCCCTTCTTGCATCCTCTACATGCCTAAGTTCAGTCTTCCAATTATTTTGTTTGGTTTTCGAACATGTTCACAAGGTCTTCCATCTCATGTGTTTTCACACGTGCCATCAGTGATTCTACAGCATCGTCTACCTTTTTCCCTTCAAACAGGACATGGTAAAGCGCTTCTGTAATGGGCATGCTGACCTTGTATTCTTTGGAGAGCTGGTATGCGCCTTTTGTTGTGCGGACGCCTTCGACAACCATCCCCATTTTTTCAAGTACTTCTTCAAGCTTATAGCCTTTACCGAGTAAATTCCCGCAGCGCCAGTTACGCGAATGAACACTTGTACATGTGACGATCAAATCTCCAACGCCTGTTAAACCGGCAAATGTAAGAGGATTCCCTCCCATTTTTGTACCAAGACGTGCGATTTCAGCCAGTCCTCTTGTGATGAGTGCCGCTTTCGCATTGTCACCATATCCAAGTCCGTCAGTGATCCCTGCCGCAAGGGCAATGATATTTTTCAGTGCTCCGCCAATTTCTACACCAATCACATCAGGATTTGTGTACACTCTAAAGTTGTTGTTCATGAACAAATCTTGAACAAATTGAGCCGCTTCAATATTTTCTGATGAGACAGTGACTGTTGTCGGATGACGCAAGCCTACTTCTTCTGCATGACTCGGTCCTGATAGAACAACCACAGCTTCTCTTTGCGCTGCTGGGACTTCCTGTTCAATCATTTGAGAAATTCTGAGAAGCGTATCTGGTTCAATTCCCTTACTGACATGAACAAATGGCACTTTCGCTGAGATCAGCTCATTTGCCTGCTTCAATACTTCACGAATGGCCTTTGTTGGCACAGCGACAATAATCGCATCTGTCCCCTCTAAAGCCTGCTTCATATCTGTTGTCGCCTTAATAGACGCTGGCAGTGCGACATTTGGCAAGTAATCAAGGTTTTCATGTTTCTCATTGATTTGATCAATCAACTCTTGTCTATGTCCCCACATGTGTACATCATGATGATTATCAGCTAATACAAGCGCAAGAGCTGTTCCCCAGCTGCCTGCTCCAAGTACTGAAATTTTCTTCATCCTGCTCACCCTTTTTATTTTCTCGCTCTCGCAAATATTTTAATCGGTGTTCCTTCAAAACCAAATGCATCTCGAATCCGGTTTTCTAAGAAACGCTCATAAGAAAAGTGCATAAGCTCTGGATCGTTTACAAACACAACAAAGGATGGAGGCTTGATGGCCACCTGTGTTGCATAGTAAATTTTCAGGCGCTGTCCATTATGGGTCGGCGTTGGATTCATCGCAACGGCATCCATGATAATATCGTTCAAAATATTGGTTTGAACGCGCATCGCATGATTCTCACTAGCTGTAATGATCGACGGCATTAACGTATGAATTCTCTTTTTCGTGAGAGCCGACATGAATAAAACAGGTGCATAATCAAGGAATTGAAAATGCTCGCGAATATTTTGCTCAAATTCCTTCATGGTACGCTCATCTTTTTCAACAGCATCCCATTTGTTCACAATGATCACAACGGCTTTACCGGCTTCATGTGCGTAGCCTGCAATACGTTTATCCTGCTCAATAATGCCCTCTTCACCATCAAGAACAACACCAACCACATCAGAACGATCAATGGCTTTTAATGCACGTAGCACACTGTATTTCTCTGTTGTTTCATACACTTTCCCTTTTTTTCTCATACCTGCTGTATCGACAATGACAAAGTCACGCTGATTGTACGTAAACATCGTATCGACAGCATCTCTTGTTGTACCAGCGATGTTGCTCACAATCACGCGTTCTTCCCCGAGCATAGCATTCACCAAAGAAGATTTCCCTACATTCGG encodes:
- the aroH gene encoding chorismate mutase; this translates as MMFRGIRGATTVTEDTEKEVLNKTKQLLEAIISKNQVDPERVVQILISATQDIHSVFPAKALRQFEGWTYVPVTCMQELDIDGGLKQCIRVLMTVQTDTKQEDIQHVYLEGAVTLRPDLQLTKNKEL
- the aroB gene encoding 3-dehydroquinate synthase, translated to MKTLEVKTSSATYPVYIGDGIKRNIVDLMTSTGHSFTKLMIITDSAVDAIYGDEMVRLLEQKWSVQKVVVPNGEQSKSFVQFEHIHTKAIQFQLDRSSCIIALGGGVIGDLAGFAAATYMRGIDFIQVPTTLLAHDSAVGGKTGINHPLGKNLIGAFHQPKAVIYDTSMLETLSQIELRSGFAEVIKHALISSEDFLSELMSIRSLTELSKGELAHMLYQGIQVKASIVQEDEKEQGVRAYLNLGHTLGHAIEAEYGYGAITHGDAIAIGMQFALYVSEKQLGLRLHRKELKMWMNELGFPVQVTQDISTKTFVDRMIGDKKARGGSVQFVLLKQVGDATLHSFTKDELYHWLEEWKREEGCL
- the aroC gene encoding chorismate synthase, encoding MRYLTAGESHGPQLTTIIEGVPAGLYIEQDDINYELARRQKGHGRGRRMQIEKDQAKVLSGVRHGKTLGSPITLVVENNDWKHWTKVMGAEPITEEEESEMKRQISRPRPGHADLNGAIKYGHRDMRNVLERSSARETTVRVAAGAVAKQILAHLGIKIAGHVLEIGGVKAADTAYESIEDLQKVTEESPVRCYDSEAGQKMMDAIDEAKKNGDSIGGIVEVIVEGMPVGVGSYVHYDRKLDSKLAGAVLSINAFKGVEFGIGFEAASKNGSEVHDEIIWDEEKGYTRKTNRLGGLEGGMSTGMPIVVRGVMKPIPTLYKPLQSVDIETKEPFSASIERSDSCAVPAASVVAEAVVAWEIANAVVEQFGLDQIDRIKENVEKMRQLQREF
- a CDS encoding CheR family methyltransferase, whose amino-acid sequence is MDQYQVFVGKWKKLTGVDLNLYKEAQMKRRLTSLYDKKGYKDFETFAAALEKDRVLLDETMDRMTINVSEFYRNYQRWEVLEQKILPLLLKNSGNVKIWSAACSTGEEPYTLSMLLSSHPLVKDFQIIATDIDDKVLQSAQKGRYHERSLQEVPDQIKQKYFTKEDSSFYTVKDEIRKHIQFKKHNLLADPYEKQLDLIVCRNVLIYFTEEAKEEIYLKMSNSLKQNGVLFVGSTEQIFHPEKFGLTSADTFFYQKKGI
- the ndk gene encoding nucleoside-diphosphate kinase, whose translation is MDKTFLMVKPDGVERQLIGEIVSRFEKKGLQLVGAKLMSIPKEVAETHYGEHKEKPFFGELVDFITSGPVFAMVWQGEQVVDVTRQIIGKTNPKEALPGTIRGDYGLTVGKNIIHGSDSPESAEREINLFFKQEELTNWDQTISSWIY
- the hepT gene encoding heptaprenyl diphosphate synthase component II, giving the protein MKLKAMISFLNHDIDIIEKELEQTVRSDYALLSEAGLHLLQAGGKRIRPVFVLLSGMFGDYDINKIKYVAVALELIHMASLVHDDVIDDAELRRGKPTIKAKWDNRIAMYTGDYLFARSLEYMTKINHPMAHEILSKMVVELCLGEIEQVKDKYNMDQNLRTYLRRIKRKTALLIAGSCQLGAIAAGTDEKTHKALYWFGYYVGMSYQIIDDVLDFTSTEEELGKPVGGDLLQGNVTLPVLYALKDPTLEGQLKLINSETTEKQLKPVIEHLKQTDAIDRSIRVSEMYLKKAFEQLDKLPRGRAKTSLASIAKYIGKRKF
- a CDS encoding demethylmenaquinone methyltransferase, which gives rise to MQQSKEQRVHGVFEKIYKNYDQMNSVISFKQHKKWRDKTMKLMNVQKGAKALDVCCGTADWTIALADAAGEKGEVKGLDFSKNMLSVGETKVKTGGYNQIELIHGNAMELPFEDNTFDYVTIGFGLRNVPDYLTVLKEMTRVVKPGGMVVCLETSQPEMIGFKQGYYVYFKYIMPLFGKLFAKSYQEYSWLQESAKTFPGMKELAALFEEAGLSDVSYHPFTGGVAATHIGKKL
- a CDS encoding heptaprenyl diphosphate synthase component 1, with amino-acid sequence MQDIYGILSNLNIKLNKKLSHPYLAKHLRAPLIDEDKLLLFHAMFDEAQIDAEKKENYILTAMLVQIALDTHDEVTTAAAIKQDEFKNRQLTILAGDYFSGLYYSLLSDMKDIYMIRTLATAIKEINEHKIRLYDRSIQDAAHFYKSVATVESALFQRISEHFQLTHWNEIASRFLVYKRFMKQAEDDKHLKLFLNDSYTDAYTCFDNFENEGYEQAKLPIKKYLDSSPVVQKELLNRLDHMKNEPAYHQKVEEG
- the mtrB gene encoding trp RNA-binding attenuation protein MtrB, giving the protein MSEKKASDFVVIKAIDNGVNVIGLTRGSDTRFHHSEKLDKGEVIIAQFTEHTSAIKVRGDAVIQTSFGEIQSEAKK
- the folE gene encoding GTP cyclohydrolase I FolE — translated: MSEINKELIEHAVRDILKAIGEDPDREGLLDTPKRVAKMYEEVFSGLNEDPKEHFKTIFGEDHEELVLVKDIAFHSMCEHHLVPFYGKAHVAYIPRGGKVTGLSKLARAVEAVAKRPQLQERITSTIADSMVETLNPHGVMIVVEAEHMCMTMRGVKKPGAKTVTSAVRGTFAKDAAARAEVLSFIKND